The genome window AGGCTCTGCCTGAGCACACCCGACAGGTCAACCGCTCGCTGATCCTGCGTACGCTCTTCCGGAGCGATGCGATGAGTCGAGCGGACCTCGCCAGAGCGACCGGACTCACCAGGGTGAGCGTGTCGCGCATCGTCGATCATCTCGCGGCCGAGGGGGTCGTGCGCGAGAGCGGGCCGAGCCCCGAGGGGAGGGTCGGCAAGCCGAGCACCCTCATCGCGTTGAACCCCGATTCCTATCACGTGGTCACACTCGACCTCTCGGCCTACGCGGAGCTCAGCGGGGCGATCATGAACCTCGACGGCGAGGTGGTGCATTCGACGAGCGTGCCCACCGACGGCGCTCGGGGCGCCGCGCTGGTCGACAAGGTCTGCGCGCTGGCCTCGGCGCTGGTCAAGCGGTCGACCGTGCGGGTCCTCGGTGTGGGCATCGGCTCTCCCGGTGTCGTCAACGGCGAAGGTGTCGTCCTCGAGGCCGTCGCCTTCGACTGGCACGGGCTCGATCTCGGTGCGGCGCTGTCGGCCGCGGTCTCGGTGCCCGTCCACATTGCGAACGACGCCAATGCCGCTGCTCTCGCCGCGCGCACCTACGGCCAGCCGGGCGTCGACAACCTGGCGCTCGTGCGGATAGGTCAAGGTATCGGCAGCGGCATCATCGTCGGCGGTGCGCTCGTCACCGGCGACCGCTTCACGGCCGGCGAGGTCGGCCACGTGCTCGTCGACGAGGGCGGCGAGGTGTGCCGATGCGGCCGACGCGGCTGCCTCGAGGTCGTGGCCGCAGTGCCGTATCTGCGGCGCCTGCTCGCCGAGCCCGACGCGTCAGCCGACGAGATCCTGACTCGCGCAGGGCGAGCTCTCGGGCGGGTGCTCACCCCGATCGTCGCCGCACTCGGGCTCGAGCAGGTCGTGCTGTCCGGACCCCTCGACATCGTCGGCGGGGTGTTCCTCGACGAGACGCGCGCGGCGATCGAGCACGAGGCGCTGGCGATCGTGACCGACGACTTCGAGATCCGTGTGGCGGTGCGCGGCGACGACATCGTCCTGCTCGGGGGTACCGCGCTGGTGGTCGCCGAGGAGCTCGGCATCCGCTGATCGCGGCCGGCCTGCGGATGCTCTCCGCAGACCGCGTGTGCTCTCGCTGTGCAGTGCTTACGCGGCGACGCGGGCGACAGCGGCGATGGCGCTCGTGAAGAAGTCGAGTCCATCGATGCCCGACCGCATGGCGGCCGACGTGTCGGGACCGAAGCCCGCCTCGGTGGCGTGCTCGGGGTGCGGCATGAGCCCCACGACGTTGCCCGCCTCGTTGGTGAGTCCCGCGATGTCGCGCAGCGAGCCGTTGGGGTTGACGCCCGCATAGCGGAACGCGACCAGGCCCTCGCCCTCGAGACGGTCGAGGGTCTCTTCGTCGGCGATGTATCCGCCGTCGGCGTTCTTGAGCGGGATCGTGATCTCCTGGCCCGTGCGGAACCGGTTGGTCCAGGCCGTGTCGGAGTTCTCGACGATGAGCTTCTGATCGCGACGCACGAAGTGCTGGTGGTCGTTGCGGATCAGGCCGCCGGGCAGCAGATGCGCCTCGACGAGCATCTGGAAGCCGTTGCAGATGCCGAGGATGGGCATGCCCTTGGCCGCTGCGTCCTTGACCTCGGCCATGATCGGCGAAAGTGCGGCGATCGCGCCGGCGCGCAGGTAGTCGCCGTAGCTAAATCCGCCGGGAAGGACGAGGGCGTCGACGCCTTCGAGGTCGTGCGAACCGTGCCAGAGGGCGACGGGTTCGGCGCCGGCGATGCGGACGGCGCGCTGCGCGTCGCGATCGTCGAGCGAACCGGGGAAGGTGACGACGCCGATGCGCGTGGTCACTCGGCGACCTCGATGCCGACGACGTCTTCGATCACGGAGTTGGAGAGCACCTCGTCGGCGATGCGGCGGGCCTCGGCGAGGATCTCGTCGGTGACCTCACCCTCGACGGTGAGCTCGAAGCGCTTGCCGATGCGGACGTCGGAGAAGCCCTCGACGCCCAGACGCGCGAATGCGCCGGACACGGCCTTCCCCTGCGGGTCGAGCAGTTCGGGCTTGGGCATGACGTCGACGACGATGGTGGGCATGAACGGCTCCGGAAGTCGCGGGCGGACGGGCGTGCTCAGTCTACCGGCTCGCGGAACGCTCGATTCCCGGGCGTCGCGGCTCAGGCGTGGAAGACGGTGTGCAGGTCGCCGATGGCGTCGCGGCCGCCCAGGCCGTCGATCTCGAACAGCACCGAGATGCCGACCACGTGGCTGCCCAGGCGCTCGACCAGCTCGCGACCGGCGGCCAGGGTCCCGCCCGTGGCCAGCACGTCGTCGATGAGCAGCACGCGGGATCCCTCGGGCAGGTCGTCGTGCATCTCGATCGTGGCGGTGCCGTACTCGAGGGCGTAGTCGACGGATGCCGCGGGGCGGGGCAGCTTGCCCGCCTTGCGGATCGGGATGAGACCGACGCCTGCCGCGATCGCTGCAGCCCCGGCGAGGATGAACCCTCGGGCCTCGATGCCGGCGACCACGTCGAACTGGCCGGCGAACGGCGCGATGATCGCCTCGGTGGTGGCGTGGAGGGCCTCGGCGTCGGCGAGGAGCGGAGTGATGTCGCGGAAGATGATCCCCTCTTCCGGGTAGTCCGGGATGCTGCGGATCAGCGATTCGGCACGGACGAGAGCGGGAGAGAGTTCGGTGTCAGGCACCGGACAAGGGTACGCCGCGTTCACAATTCAGCAGAATCAGGCCGGATTCGCCGAAACGGGGTCGAAGTGGTCGCGTCCGGCGTTCTCATGCTGAATTGCGCACGCAACAGTCGGGCTTGACACCGTGGGAGCGCTCCCATAGAGTCGCTGGACAGTGCGTGGGAGCGCTCCCATGGTGAACCACCACAGGAATCGCAGGAATCGCCACGTGCTGTCCCGACGCACCACCCGCACCACCACTGCACGACCCACCACAAAGGAGTGAACTGTGAACACACGTGCCCGCAAGCGGATCCTGACCACCGCAGCCGTCGCATCCGTCTCCGCCCTGGCCCTCGCCGGCTGTGCGAGCGGTGGCGGCGACGCCGAGGGAGACGACGAGAAGATCACGCTGACCGTCACCACATTCGGCACCTTCGGATACGACGACCTCTACGACGAGTACGAGAAGGCGAACCCGAACGTCACGATCGAGGCGACGAACATCGACACCGGCGGCAACGCCCGCACCGACGCCTTCACGAAGATCGCCGCGGGCTCGGGTCTGAGCGACATCGTCGCGATCGAGGAGGGCTGGCTCGGCGCCATCATGGACGTCTCCGACACCTTCGTCGACCTGCGCGACTACGGCATCGAAGACCGCAAGGCCGACTGGGTCGACTGGAAGTACGGGCAGGCGACGGATGCCGAGGGTCGCGTGATCGGCTACGGCACCGACATCGGCCCGAGCGGCATCTGCTACAACGGCGCTGCCTTCGAAGCCGCAGGGCTGCCCAGCGACCGCGAGTCGGTCGCCGAGCTGCTGAACGGCGATTGGGAGAACTACTTCGCCGTCGGCGCCGAGTACACGGCGAAGACCGGCAAGGCCTGGTACGACCACTCCGGATTCGTCTGGAACGCCATGGTCAACCAGCTCGACGAGGGCTACTACACGACCGACGGCGAGCTGAACGTCGAGGACAACGCCGAGCTCAAGGAGCGCTTCGAGCTGCTCGGAGCGGCCACCGAGGGCGGCCAGTCCGCCGCGCAGACCGCGTGGGACTGGAACGGCGGCAAGTCGTTCGTCGACGGCACCTTCGCCACGTTCGTCTGCCCGGGCTGGATGCTCGGAGTCGTGCAGGGACAGGTCGAGGCCGGCGGCGGCGACGCCTCCACCGGCTGGGACTTCGCCGACGTGTTCCCCGGCGGCGCGGCCAACTGGGGCGGCGCGTTCCTCTCGATCCCCGAGAGCTCCGAGCACAAGGAAGCCGCAGCCGATCTCGCTGACTGGCTGACGCAGCCCGAGCAGCAGGTCAAGCAGTCCGAGGCTGCGGGCAACTTCCCCTCCACGGTGACGGCACAGGAGACGCTCGCCTCTGACGCGACGCCGAACCCGTTCTTCAACGACGCGCCGACCGGCGCGATTCTCGCGGAGCGTGCCAAGGGCGTCGTGGCGCAGTTCAAGGGCGCCGATGACTCCGTCATCCAGGAGAACGTCTTCGGCCCGGCCCTCAGCGGCCTCGACCGCGGCGACACCGACACCCAGGGTGCGTGGGATGCGGCGATCAAGCTCCTGAACGAGCTGGTCGACTGACCCAGCCGCATCCCTTCCGGTCGCAGTTCGTGCCGCACCGCCTTCCCTGGCGCGGCACGGACTGCGACCGAAACACCACGGACGCACGGACCAGGACCAAGGAAGAGTCATGACACTCACCGATGAGCGCTCGGAGACGTCGACCGCGTCGACGAAGAACGCGAAGAGCCCGAAGACGGATGCCGCCGGCCGGCGTCCCTGGCGGCATCGCCTCTCGCGGTTCGACCAGAACGCCTCGCCGTACTTCTACATCTCGCCGTTCTTCCTGCTGTTCGGACTGGTCGGCCTGTTCCCGCTTCTGTACACGGTGTGGGTCGCGGTGCACGAGTGGGACCTGCTCAAGGGGCAGGGAGAGTTCGTCGGCACCGGAAACTTCGTCGAGATCCTCGGCGATGCGATGTTCTGGAACTCGATCTTCAACACGCTCAGCATCTTCCTGCTGTCGGCGATCCCGCAGCTGGCTGTCGCCCTGGTGATCGCCTACCTGCTGGATCGCGGCCTCCGGGCCCCGACGTTCTGGCGCATGAGCATCCTCATCCCGTTCGTCGTGACGCCCGTGGCCGTCGCCATCATCTTCTCGAGCATCTTCAACGAGGCCGACGGCCTGGCCAACAACCTGCTGAACCTGATCGGCATCGCCGATCAGGAGTGGAAGCACGACACGGCCCTGTCTCACCTCGCGATCGCCATCATGGTGAACTTCCGTTGGACGGGCTACAACGCCCTCATCCTGCTCGCCGCGATGCAGGCGGTGCCGCGCGACCTCTACGAGTCCGCAGCCCTCGACGGCGCGGGAGCCGCCCGCCGCTTCTTCTCGATCACCATCCCCACCATCCGTCCGACGCTGATCTTCGTGATCATCACCGCGACGATCGGCGGCCTGCAGATCTTCGCCGAGCCGCGACTGTTCGACGTCTCGACGGCCGGCGGCATCGGAGGCAGCGATCGACAGTTCCAGACGACGGTCCTCTTCCTCTGGGAGCTCGCCTTCTTCCGGCGCGACCTCGGGGAGGCATCCGCCGTCGCGATCCTGCTGTTCCTGCTCATCGTGGGCATCGGAGTGATCAACTTCCTCATCTCGCGGCGGATCTCGACCGGGGACTCCCCGAAGAGCCGCGCCGCCCGTCGCCGCGCACGCAGCGACGCCGCGGCCGCCACCACCGCGGTCGCCGCCACCACGACGATCGCCACCACGACCGAGGAGAACGCGCGATGACCGCCACCCAGGCACTCAGCGTCCCCGAGAAGATCCGCAGGCGCCGAGGCGCCGTCGGCGGCAACGCCGGAATCGGCAGCCGCCCCGGATTCCTCACCTACGGGCTGCTCGCCGCGTTCATCATCGGCAGCGTCTACCCGCTGTGGTGGTCCGTGGTCGTCGCCAGCGGCACCAACGCCACCCGCGGCGAGACTCTGCCGCTGATCCCCGGCGGCAACTTCTTCGCCAACGCCGCCAAGGTGTTCGACGCGATCCCCTTCTGGCTCGCTCTCGGCAACTCGTTCCTCATCTCGGCGATCATCACGCTGTCGGTGGTGACGTTCTCTACGCTCGCGGGCTACGCGTTCGCCAAGCTGCGCTTCAAGGGCCGCGACGGACTGATGATCTTCGTGATCGCGACCATGGCGATCCCGACGCAGCTCGGCATCATCCCGTTGTTCATGCTGATGCGGGAGCTCGGCTGGACCGGCTCGATCGGCGCGGTCATCGTGCCGACCCTCGTCACGGCGTTCGGCGTCTTCTTCATGCGGCAGTACCTGGTCGACGTGATCCCCGACGAGCTGATCGAGGCCGCACGCATGGACGGCGCGAACCAGTTCCGCACGTTCCTCACCGTCGGCATCCCGGCCGCCCGACCCGCCATGGCGATCCTCGGACTCTTCACCTTCATGACGGCCTGGACCGACTACCTCTGGCCGCTGATCGTGCTCTCTCCGCAGAACCCGACGCTGCAGACGGCGCTCAGCCAGCTGCAGTCGGGCTACTACATCGACTACTCGATCGTGCTCGCCGGAGCGGTGCTCGCGACCCTCCCGCTGCTCGTCCTGTTCGTCGTCGCAGGACGCCAGCTCGTCAGTGGCATCATGGCCGGCGCGGTGAAAGGATGACCCCTATGACCCGAGCCTTTCCCGAGAACTTCCTGTTCGGCGCCGCGACCGCGGCGTACCAGATCGAGGGGGCGGCTTTCGAAGACGGGCGCACCGCATCGATCTGGGATGCCTTCAGCAAGGTTCCCGGTGCAGTCATCGGCGGCGACAACGGAGACGTGGCGTGCGACCACTATCACCGCTATCCGCAGGACGTCGCTCTGATGAAGGAGCTCGGACTGCAGACCTACCGATTCTCGACCTCCTGGTCGCGGGTGCGGCCTGATGGCGGGGCCGTGAACGCGAAGGGCGTCGACTTCTACGAGCGCCTGGTCGACGAGCTGCTGGCTGCCGACATCCTGCCGTGGCTGACGCTGTACCACTGGGACATGCCGCAGGCGCTGCAGGAGACCGGCGGATGGACCAACCGTGACACCGTGAGTCGGTTCCTCGAGTACGCGGGGACGATGCACGACGCCCTGGGCGACCGGGTGAACGTGTGGACCACCCTGAACGAGCCGTGGTGCTCGTCGTTCCTCTCGTACACCGGGGGCGAGCACGCACCGGGCCACACGAGCGTCGCCGAGGGCCTGATCGCAGCCCACCACCTCCTGCTCGCGCACGGTGGGACGGTGCGCGAGCTGCGTGGGCGCGACGCGAACCTGAACCTCGGCATCACGCTGAACCACACCGTCGCCGACCCTGCCGATCCCGCGAACCCCGCCGATGTCGATGCTGCTCGCCGCGTCGACGGCCAGTTCAACCGCTGGTTCCTCGACCCGATCTACCGCGGCGTGTACCCGGACGACATCATCAGGGACATCAGGGCGGTGGATGCCGACGCGGTGGCGCGCTTCACGGATGCCGTTCACGACGGCGACCTTGCTCTGATCTCGCAGCGAATCGACACGCAGGGCGTCAACTACTACCACGGCGACTTCCTCTCGGGCACGGCGCCCGAGGTCGCTCCGGTCAGCGGGGGACCTGCAACCGACCGTGTCGGACGCAGCCCCTACCCGTCGAGCGAGGGCATCCACTCGGTCGAGCGAGGTCTGCCGCGCACCGCGCAGAACTGGGAGGTGCAGCCCGAGGGCCTGACCCGCCTGCTGCAGAGGGTGTGGACCGAGTACGCCGAGCCCGCGGGGGTCGTGCTCTACATGACCGAGAACGGCGCCGCCTATGACGACGTCGCGGTCGTCGAAGACGGCGAGACGCGCGTGCATGACGACGACCGCACCGAGTTCCTGCGCCTGCACCTCGGGGCGGTGCTCGATGCGGCCGAGGCCGGAGTCGACGTCCGCGGCTACTTCTACTGGTCGATGTTCGACAACTTCGAGTGGGCCTGGGGCTATGACAAACGCTTCGGAATCGTGCGCGTCGACTACGACACCCAGGAGCGGAGTCTGAAGGACTCCGGTCGGGAGTACGCTCGCATCATCGCCGCTCGCGCTCTCTGACGCCGGGCGGCGGCACCAGGGAGCATCCGGCCTCACCGTCGGACGGAGGGAGAGTCGTGTCACTACGAGCGACCATCGAAGAGGTGGCGTCGGCCGCCGGAGTCTCGCGATCGACCGTGTCGCGCGTCGTGAACGGGTCGACGGCCGTGAGCCCCGAGGCCCTCCTCGCCGTGCAGCGGGCCATCGAGGAGCTCAGCTACGTGCCCAACCGTGCGGCCCGGTCGCTGGCGTCGAAGCAGACGCACGCGATCGCGTTGATCGTGCCCGAGGACACCACCCGCTTCTTCGGCGACCCGTTCTTCGCGGCGATCGTCGCGGGCATCACCGGAGCGCTCCGAGGCTCCGACTACCTGCTCAACCTGCTCATCGCGAGTGACGACCCGGGCGACAAGATGACGAGCTTCGTTCGCAACGGCGGCGTCGACGGTGCGCTGATCGTGTCTCATCACACGAGCGACGCCTTCATCGACAGGGTCGCCGACGCTGTGCCGGTGGTCTGGGGCGGCAGGCCGGTGCGGATCCGCGAGGGCGACTACGTCGTCGACGTCGACAACGTCGCGGGCGCCCGCACAGCGACCCAGCATCTGATCGAGACGGGACGCACCCGCATCGCCACGATCTCCGGCCCACTGACGATGGTGTCGTCGGTCGATCGTGTGCAGGGGTTCCGCGGGGCGCTCGCCGATGCGGGGCTGTCGCCGTTCGCGGAGGAGGCCGGCGACTACAGCGAGGGGAGCGGAGCGGATGCCGCGCGCCGCATACTCGCGGCCGGCCGCCCCGACGCCATCTTCGTGGCCAGCGACCTCATGGCGCGGGGAGCGCTGACGGCGCTGCGCGCCGCCGGCATCCGTGTTCCCGAAGACGTCGCGCTGGTCGGGTTCGACGATTCGTCCGTCGCGCTGAGCACCGATCCGCAGCTCACGACCATGCGACAGCCGATGTACGCCCAGGGCGAGGCGATGGCCGGAGTCCTGCTGTCCCGCCTCGCGGGGCGCGACCCCGAGCACACCACGATCCTGCCGACCGAGCTGGTGGTGCGCGCCTCGTCGTAGCGGCGGACGGTCGCCGGATATCGCCGGAGGGAGGATGACACGGACGCGGACCGGACGCCCCTCCAGGTTGGTCCGCATCCGTGATTCCGGGCGGTCAGCCGATCGGGTGCGGCGACCGGAGTTCTATGGGGGCGGGCCAGGGGAGGGTCGCCCAGGGGCCATGACGTTTCGCCGACGCAGCCTCCTTGAAGTCGTGCCACCCTCCGCCGTACTTCGCGAACGAGTCCTCGTCGAGGGTGCCGTCGCTCCAATGCATGATGCGGCCGGCGAGGTAGCTGAGTCCGAAATCCGCCCAGGACACGAAGCACGGACGGGCGTCGACGTTTATCCGGTGGATGATCCTGCGAGCCTCGCCGAGGTCTGCGTATCCGAGCGCCACTCCCCACGTCGTCATGGCGACGGCTTGACCCAGCGCATAGGCGTCGAGCGTCCGGACGTACACGTCTGAAGTCACGATGTCATCTCCGACGCGGCGGCGGATCTCGCGTTCGATGTGCTCGATGCCCGTGACGAACGGATGCGCGTCACGCGCATCACCGCCGTCTGAGGCGATCGCGTCGAGCCACTCCCACATTCTCGGCGCGCGGCCCAGCCTGTTCGCGAGGTCGTTGCGCACGGCGAGGTGCAGCATCCACGCGTGGCGGCGACGGCGCACCGTGGTCAGGTGCTCGATCATCCCGAGCCAGTCCTGTCGCGAGTGGATTCCCCATTGATCGATCAGAGCCTGCTTCTCGTCGTCACCGAGCTCTGAGGCGGTCGGATCGTTCCACGCACCGGAGGGAACCGCACGGATCTGCAGGAACCCGAGCGCGATCTCGTTCGCCGCGGCATCGGAGGTCGCATATTCGCTCGACGCCGGAAATC of Microbacterium sp. LWH13-1.2 contains these proteins:
- a CDS encoding carbohydrate ABC transporter permease, yielding MTATQALSVPEKIRRRRGAVGGNAGIGSRPGFLTYGLLAAFIIGSVYPLWWSVVVASGTNATRGETLPLIPGGNFFANAAKVFDAIPFWLALGNSFLISAIITLSVVTFSTLAGYAFAKLRFKGRDGLMIFVIATMAIPTQLGIIPLFMLMRELGWTGSIGAVIVPTLVTAFGVFFMRQYLVDVIPDELIEAARMDGANQFRTFLTVGIPAARPAMAILGLFTFMTAWTDYLWPLIVLSPQNPTLQTALSQLQSGYYIDYSIVLAGAVLATLPLLVLFVVAGRQLVSGIMAGAVKG
- a CDS encoding ABC transporter substrate-binding protein, with the translated sequence MNTRARKRILTTAAVASVSALALAGCASGGGDAEGDDEKITLTVTTFGTFGYDDLYDEYEKANPNVTIEATNIDTGGNARTDAFTKIAAGSGLSDIVAIEEGWLGAIMDVSDTFVDLRDYGIEDRKADWVDWKYGQATDAEGRVIGYGTDIGPSGICYNGAAFEAAGLPSDRESVAELLNGDWENYFAVGAEYTAKTGKAWYDHSGFVWNAMVNQLDEGYYTTDGELNVEDNAELKERFELLGAATEGGQSAAQTAWDWNGGKSFVDGTFATFVCPGWMLGVVQGQVEAGGGDASTGWDFADVFPGGAANWGGAFLSIPESSEHKEAAADLADWLTQPEQQVKQSEAAGNFPSTVTAQETLASDATPNPFFNDAPTGAILAERAKGVVAQFKGADDSVIQENVFGPALSGLDRGDTDTQGAWDAAIKLLNELVD
- a CDS encoding LacI family DNA-binding transcriptional regulator, whose amino-acid sequence is MSLRATIEEVASAAGVSRSTVSRVVNGSTAVSPEALLAVQRAIEELSYVPNRAARSLASKQTHAIALIVPEDTTRFFGDPFFAAIVAGITGALRGSDYLLNLLIASDDPGDKMTSFVRNGGVDGALIVSHHTSDAFIDRVADAVPVVWGGRPVRIREGDYVVDVDNVAGARTATQHLIETGRTRIATISGPLTMVSSVDRVQGFRGALADAGLSPFAEEAGDYSEGSGADAARRILAAGRPDAIFVASDLMARGALTALRAAGIRVPEDVALVGFDDSSVALSTDPQLTTMRQPMYAQGEAMAGVLLSRLAGRDPEHTTILPTELVVRASS
- a CDS encoding GH1 family beta-glucosidase, whose product is MTRAFPENFLFGAATAAYQIEGAAFEDGRTASIWDAFSKVPGAVIGGDNGDVACDHYHRYPQDVALMKELGLQTYRFSTSWSRVRPDGGAVNAKGVDFYERLVDELLAADILPWLTLYHWDMPQALQETGGWTNRDTVSRFLEYAGTMHDALGDRVNVWTTLNEPWCSSFLSYTGGEHAPGHTSVAEGLIAAHHLLLAHGGTVRELRGRDANLNLGITLNHTVADPADPANPADVDAARRVDGQFNRWFLDPIYRGVYPDDIIRDIRAVDADAVARFTDAVHDGDLALISQRIDTQGVNYYHGDFLSGTAPEVAPVSGGPATDRVGRSPYPSSEGIHSVERGLPRTAQNWEVQPEGLTRLLQRVWTEYAEPAGVVLYMTENGAAYDDVAVVEDGETRVHDDDRTEFLRLHLGAVLDAAEAGVDVRGYFYWSMFDNFEWAWGYDKRFGIVRVDYDTQERSLKDSGREYARIIAARAL
- a CDS encoding ROK family transcriptional regulator; this encodes MTNRGTEKALPEHTRQVNRSLILRTLFRSDAMSRADLARATGLTRVSVSRIVDHLAAEGVVRESGPSPEGRVGKPSTLIALNPDSYHVVTLDLSAYAELSGAIMNLDGEVVHSTSVPTDGARGAALVDKVCALASALVKRSTVRVLGVGIGSPGVVNGEGVVLEAVAFDWHGLDLGAALSAAVSVPVHIANDANAAALAARTYGQPGVDNLALVRIGQGIGSGIIVGGALVTGDRFTAGEVGHVLVDEGGEVCRCGRRGCLEVVAAVPYLRRLLAEPDASADEILTRAGRALGRVLTPIVAALGLEQVVLSGPLDIVGGVFLDETRAAIEHEALAIVTDDFEIRVAVRGDDIVLLGGTALVVAEELGIR
- the purS gene encoding phosphoribosylformylglycinamidine synthase subunit PurS, with the protein product MPTIVVDVMPKPELLDPQGKAVSGAFARLGVEGFSDVRIGKRFELTVEGEVTDEILAEARRIADEVLSNSVIEDVVGIEVAE
- a CDS encoding DUF1266 domain-containing protein, which codes for MHPLSWILPVSRFPASSEYATSDAAANEIALGFLQIRAVPSGAWNDPTASELGDDEKQALIDQWGIHSRQDWLGMIEHLTTVRRRRHAWMLHLAVRNDLANRLGRAPRMWEWLDAIASDGGDARDAHPFVTGIEHIEREIRRRVGDDIVTSDVYVRTLDAYALGQAVAMTTWGVALGYADLGEARRIIHRINVDARPCFVSWADFGLSYLAGRIMHWSDGTLDEDSFAKYGGGWHDFKEAASAKRHGPWATLPWPAPIELRSPHPIG
- a CDS encoding adenine phosphoribosyltransferase, yielding MPDTELSPALVRAESLIRSIPDYPEEGIIFRDITPLLADAEALHATTEAIIAPFAGQFDVVAGIEARGFILAGAAAIAAGVGLIPIRKAGKLPRPAASVDYALEYGTATIEMHDDLPEGSRVLLIDDVLATGGTLAAGRELVERLGSHVVGISVLFEIDGLGGRDAIGDLHTVFHA
- a CDS encoding sugar ABC transporter permease gives rise to the protein MTLTDERSETSTASTKNAKSPKTDAAGRRPWRHRLSRFDQNASPYFYISPFFLLFGLVGLFPLLYTVWVAVHEWDLLKGQGEFVGTGNFVEILGDAMFWNSIFNTLSIFLLSAIPQLAVALVIAYLLDRGLRAPTFWRMSILIPFVVTPVAVAIIFSSIFNEADGLANNLLNLIGIADQEWKHDTALSHLAIAIMVNFRWTGYNALILLAAMQAVPRDLYESAALDGAGAARRFFSITIPTIRPTLIFVIITATIGGLQIFAEPRLFDVSTAGGIGGSDRQFQTTVLFLWELAFFRRDLGEASAVAILLFLLIVGIGVINFLISRRISTGDSPKSRAARRRARSDAAAATTAVAATTTIATTTEENAR
- the purQ gene encoding phosphoribosylformylglycinamidine synthase subunit PurQ, with amino-acid sequence MTTRIGVVTFPGSLDDRDAQRAVRIAGAEPVALWHGSHDLEGVDALVLPGGFSYGDYLRAGAIAALSPIMAEVKDAAAKGMPILGICNGFQMLVEAHLLPGGLIRNDHQHFVRRDQKLIVENSDTAWTNRFRTGQEITIPLKNADGGYIADEETLDRLEGEGLVAFRYAGVNPNGSLRDIAGLTNEAGNVVGLMPHPEHATEAGFGPDTSAAMRSGIDGLDFFTSAIAAVARVAA